One part of the Streptomyces sp. NBC_00286 genome encodes these proteins:
- a CDS encoding Fpg/Nei family DNA glycosylase encodes MPEGDTVWQTARRLHTALAGRVLTRSDFRVPQYATADLTGRTVLDVTPRGKHLLIRIEGGLTLHTHLRMDGSWKVYASGQRWSGGPGHQIRVILGTAEHTAVGYRLPVLELLRSTEEHRAVGHLGPDLLGPDWNPDKALENLLRDPARPLGEALLDQRNLAGIGNVYKSELCFLLGVTPWLPISDLDAERAAQLPALAKKLLEANRDRPARSTTGRRDQNLYVYGRAPRPCLRCRTSIRTANQGDGSRERPTYWCPTCQSGPVPETRPSRSRTPSSRTSPPPRTPPISYE; translated from the coding sequence ATGCCCGAAGGAGACACCGTCTGGCAGACCGCCCGGCGCCTGCACACGGCGCTCGCGGGCCGCGTGCTCACGCGCTCAGACTTCCGGGTGCCCCAGTACGCGACGGCCGACCTCACCGGGCGCACCGTCCTGGACGTCACCCCACGCGGAAAGCACCTGCTCATCCGCATCGAGGGCGGGCTGACGCTGCATACGCATCTGAGGATGGACGGTTCCTGGAAGGTGTACGCGTCCGGCCAGCGCTGGAGCGGCGGCCCCGGTCACCAGATCCGCGTGATCCTCGGCACCGCGGAGCACACAGCGGTCGGCTACCGGCTCCCCGTACTCGAACTGCTCCGCAGCACCGAGGAGCACCGGGCCGTGGGCCACCTCGGCCCCGACCTTCTGGGCCCTGACTGGAACCCCGACAAGGCCCTGGAGAACCTCCTGCGCGACCCGGCCCGCCCGCTCGGCGAAGCCCTCCTCGACCAGCGCAATCTCGCCGGAATCGGCAACGTCTACAAGAGTGAGCTCTGCTTCCTGCTCGGGGTCACCCCATGGCTGCCCATCAGCGACCTCGACGCCGAACGTGCCGCCCAGTTGCCCGCCCTCGCCAAGAAACTCCTGGAAGCCAACCGCGACCGCCCCGCCCGCAGCACCACGGGTCGCCGCGACCAGAACCTCTACGTCTACGGCCGCGCGCCCCGCCCATGCCTGCGCTGCCGCACCTCGATCCGTACGGCGAACCAGGGCGACGGCTCGCGAGAGCGGCCCACGTACTGGTGCCCGACATGCCAGTCCGGCCCGGTCCCCGAGACAAGGCCCTCCCGATCACGTACACCCTCGTCACGTACAAGCCCGCCACCTAGGACGCCACCCATCTCGTACGAGTAA
- a CDS encoding helix-turn-helix domain-containing protein: protein MSIGNSPEDNFPEDKRPFEEDDRPSIGSVLRQARIDAGLTVDDVSNATRVRIAIVQAIEQDDFAACGGDVYARGHIRTLARAVRIDPDPLLAQFAAEHGGRPAPTPAAPLFEAERIRPERQRPNWTAAMVAAIVAVIGFVGFTLVNGDDGADAKTQVAEGSTPAATKSPDRKPNKTADPTPDPSDSAIAAAPQDKVTVKVTAPDGRSWISAHDHNGRRLFDGFLEQGDSKTFQDKEKIDLVLGDAGALQLYVNGKKIDDEFRPGGVERLTYTKGDPEVG from the coding sequence GTGTCCATCGGCAACTCCCCTGAGGACAACTTCCCTGAGGACAAGCGTCCCTTCGAAGAAGACGACCGTCCCTCGATCGGCAGCGTGCTGCGACAGGCGCGTATCGACGCGGGGCTGACCGTCGACGATGTCAGTAACGCCACCCGGGTCCGCATCGCCATCGTGCAGGCGATCGAGCAGGACGACTTCGCTGCCTGCGGTGGAGATGTCTATGCTCGCGGTCACATCCGGACCCTGGCGCGCGCTGTGCGCATCGATCCGGATCCGCTGCTCGCGCAGTTCGCGGCCGAGCACGGCGGGCGTCCGGCGCCGACGCCGGCGGCACCGCTGTTCGAGGCGGAACGTATCCGTCCGGAGCGTCAGCGGCCGAACTGGACCGCGGCCATGGTCGCCGCGATCGTCGCCGTGATCGGTTTCGTCGGGTTCACGCTGGTCAACGGCGACGACGGAGCCGATGCGAAGACACAGGTCGCCGAGGGTTCCACGCCCGCCGCCACCAAGTCCCCCGACCGCAAGCCGAACAAGACCGCCGACCCCACGCCCGACCCGTCGGACAGCGCCATCGCGGCCGCGCCGCAGGACAAGGTCACCGTCAAGGTGACCGCCCCCGACGGGCGCAGCTGGATCTCGGCCCACGACCACAACGGCCGACGGCTGTTCGACGGCTTCCTGGAGCAGGGCGACTCCAAGACCTTCCAGGACAAGGAGAAGATCGACCTCGTCCTCGGTGACGCGGGTGCACTCCAGCTGTACGTCAACGGCAAGAAGATCGATGACGAGTTCCGGCCCGGAGGGGTCGAGCGGCTGACGTACACGAAGGGCGATCCCGAGGTCGGCTGA
- a CDS encoding ATP-dependent helicase, producing the protein MVRSAHDALDGFSPATRGWFTGAFSAPTDAQAGAWRAIGEGSDVLVVAPTGSGKTLAAFLAALDQLASTPPPADPKKRCRVLYVSPLKALAVDVERNLRSPLTGIKQEAVRLGLPEPEVKVGIRSGDTPAAERRALSTRPPDILITTPESLFLMLTSATRDALTGIETVILDEVHAVAGTKRGAHLALTLERLDELLPKPARRIGLSATVRPVDEVARYLSPRRKVEIVQPPSGKEFDLSVVVPVEDLAELGGSPVADSEEGAERPSIWPHVEERIADLVQAHRSTIVFANSRRLAERLCNRLNEIAYERATGEPLEEHHGPAELMGGSGAAQGAPPVIARAHHGSVSKEQRALVEEDLKAGRLPAVVATSSLELGIDMGAVDLVVQVESPPSVASGLQRVGRAGHQVGAVSTGVVFPKYRGDLVQAAVVTERMRTGSIESLRVPANPLDVLAQQLVAMTALDTWQVDDLLATVRRAAPFASLPESAFTAVLDMLAGRYPSDAFAELRPRVVWDRVAGTVTGRPGAQRLAVTSGGTIPDRGLFGVFLAGADPKKGGGRVGELDEEMVYESRTGDVFTLGTSSWRIEDITRDRVLVSPAPGVPGRLPFWKGDQLGRPLELGRAVGAFLREVGSLPKDDARLRLLAAGLDAWAADNVLSYLAEQREACGHIPDDRTIVVERFRDELGDWRVVVHSPFGAQVHAPWALALGARLSERYGMEAQVMHADDGIVLRLPDADLLGLDLLDQEPVKLGTEYDSEQAPVGAADVAFDKGEVDQIVTDQVGGSALFASRFRECAARALLLPRRNPGKRTPLWQQRQRASQLLQVASEFGSFPIVLEAVRECLQDVFDVPGLAELMGDIESRKVRLVEVTTPVPSPFARSLLFGYVAQFLYEGDSPLAERRAAALSLDSRLLAELLGQAELRELLDADVLSELERELQWLTEDRRAKDVESVADLLRLLGPLTDAELTERGAEPEWAPELAASRRAIRVRVAGADHWAAIEDAGRLRDALGTALPVGVPEAFTEPVKDPLGDLLARYARTHGPFTSTAAAARFGLGTAVTEGALQRLAASGRVVQGEFHPAGIGQEWCDATVLRRLRRRSLAALRQELEPVPPAALAQFLPQWQHLGSGHGLRGIDGLVRAIEQLQGASVPASALEKLVLPSRVANYAPAMLDELTAAGEVVWAGAGALPGKDGWVSLYLADAAPLLLPAPHPLELTALHQSVLDTLSGGYGLFFRQIADQIRATTHPDATDPQLADVLWDLAWSGRLTNDTLGPMRSLLGSGRTAGSTAHRAKRTVPRGRYGSLTAAARPASRSGPPTVAGRWSLLPDREADPTVRAHALARTLLDRHGVVTRGAVTAEGVEGGFSATYRILSAFEDSGQARRGYVVEGLGAAQFAMDGAVDRLRAAANARERGETLPEPGFPSAPEFLGDTNGFPDPYADAHSGTGFPGGPASRPRPSNATRAVVLATADPANAYGAALPWPDPPDGAGHKPGRKAGSLVVLVDGELALYMERGGKTLLAWPSTSDDIPLNDPRLRIAAEALSAAARAGSLGTVTVERVNGASALTSPFGTLLEGAGFHATPRGLRLRA; encoded by the coding sequence ATGGTCAGGTCTGCACACGATGCCCTCGACGGCTTCTCGCCCGCGACCCGCGGCTGGTTCACGGGTGCTTTCTCCGCGCCCACCGACGCCCAGGCCGGGGCGTGGCGAGCTATCGGGGAGGGCTCGGACGTGCTCGTGGTTGCGCCGACCGGCTCCGGCAAGACGCTGGCCGCGTTCCTCGCCGCGCTGGACCAGCTGGCCTCGACACCGCCCCCGGCCGACCCCAAGAAGCGCTGCCGGGTGTTGTACGTGTCGCCGCTCAAGGCGCTCGCGGTCGACGTCGAGCGGAACCTGCGCAGTCCGCTGACCGGCATCAAGCAAGAAGCGGTGCGCCTCGGGCTGCCCGAGCCCGAAGTCAAGGTCGGCATCCGTTCCGGGGACACCCCGGCAGCCGAGCGCCGCGCGCTGTCCACGCGGCCGCCGGACATCCTGATCACGACTCCGGAGTCGCTGTTCCTGATGCTCACCTCGGCCACGCGCGACGCGCTGACCGGTATCGAGACGGTGATCCTGGATGAGGTGCACGCGGTCGCGGGCACCAAGCGCGGCGCCCATCTCGCCCTGACCCTGGAGCGGCTCGACGAGCTGCTGCCGAAGCCGGCGCGCCGCATCGGCCTGTCCGCGACGGTGCGTCCGGTGGACGAAGTGGCGCGCTATCTCTCGCCGCGCCGCAAGGTGGAGATCGTCCAGCCGCCGTCCGGCAAGGAGTTCGACCTGTCGGTGGTGGTTCCGGTCGAGGATCTCGCCGAGTTGGGAGGTTCCCCGGTCGCGGACTCCGAGGAGGGTGCCGAGCGCCCGTCGATCTGGCCGCATGTCGAGGAGCGGATCGCCGATCTCGTCCAGGCACACCGCTCGACGATCGTGTTCGCGAATTCCCGGCGGCTCGCAGAGCGGCTGTGCAACCGGCTCAACGAGATCGCGTACGAGAGGGCGACGGGTGAGCCTCTGGAGGAGCACCATGGTCCGGCCGAGCTGATGGGCGGTTCGGGCGCGGCGCAGGGTGCCCCGCCCGTCATCGCGCGCGCCCACCACGGCTCGGTTTCCAAGGAGCAGCGCGCGCTGGTCGAGGAGGACCTCAAGGCCGGCCGACTGCCTGCGGTGGTCGCCACCTCCAGTCTGGAACTGGGCATCGACATGGGCGCGGTGGACCTCGTCGTGCAGGTCGAGTCCCCGCCGTCGGTGGCCTCCGGGCTGCAGCGCGTCGGCCGCGCGGGGCACCAGGTCGGGGCTGTCTCCACCGGTGTCGTCTTCCCGAAGTACCGAGGGGATCTCGTCCAGGCCGCCGTCGTGACCGAGCGGATGCGCACCGGCTCCATCGAGTCCCTCCGTGTCCCCGCCAATCCCCTGGATGTGCTGGCTCAGCAGTTGGTCGCCATGACCGCCCTGGACACCTGGCAGGTCGACGACCTGCTCGCGACGGTCCGCCGGGCGGCTCCCTTCGCATCGCTTCCGGAGTCCGCGTTCACGGCGGTGCTGGATATGCTCGCGGGCCGCTATCCGTCCGACGCCTTCGCGGAGTTGAGGCCGCGCGTCGTCTGGGACCGGGTTGCCGGGACGGTCACCGGGCGCCCCGGTGCGCAGCGCCTCGCCGTCACCTCCGGGGGCACGATTCCGGACCGGGGCCTCTTCGGGGTGTTCCTCGCGGGCGCCGATCCCAAGAAGGGCGGCGGCCGGGTCGGCGAGCTCGACGAGGAGATGGTCTACGAATCCCGGACCGGCGATGTCTTCACGCTCGGCACCAGCTCCTGGCGCATCGAGGACATCACACGCGACCGCGTCCTCGTCTCGCCCGCGCCCGGTGTGCCGGGCAGGCTGCCGTTCTGGAAAGGCGACCAGCTGGGCCGCCCGCTCGAACTGGGCCGCGCGGTGGGCGCTTTCCTGCGCGAGGTCGGCTCCCTGCCCAAGGACGACGCCCGGCTCCGGCTCCTCGCCGCCGGCCTCGATGCCTGGGCCGCCGACAACGTCCTGTCCTATCTGGCCGAACAGCGTGAGGCCTGCGGTCACATCCCGGACGACCGCACCATCGTCGTCGAGCGGTTCCGCGACGAACTGGGCGACTGGCGAGTCGTCGTGCACTCCCCCTTCGGCGCCCAGGTCCACGCCCCGTGGGCCCTCGCGCTGGGCGCCCGCCTCTCCGAGCGGTACGGCATGGAGGCGCAGGTCATGCACGCCGACGACGGCATCGTACTGCGCCTCCCTGACGCCGATCTGCTGGGCCTGGACCTGCTCGACCAGGAGCCCGTGAAGCTGGGCACGGAGTACGACTCGGAGCAGGCACCCGTGGGCGCGGCGGACGTCGCCTTCGACAAGGGCGAGGTCGATCAGATCGTCACCGACCAGGTCGGCGGCTCCGCCCTGTTCGCGTCTCGCTTCCGCGAGTGCGCCGCCCGCGCCCTGCTGCTGCCGCGCCGCAATCCCGGCAAGCGCACCCCGCTGTGGCAGCAGCGCCAGCGTGCCTCCCAACTGCTCCAGGTGGCCAGCGAGTTCGGCTCCTTCCCGATCGTCCTGGAGGCGGTCCGCGAGTGCCTTCAGGATGTCTTCGACGTCCCCGGCCTCGCGGAACTGATGGGCGACATCGAGTCCCGCAAGGTGCGGCTGGTCGAGGTCACCACGCCGGTTCCGTCACCGTTCGCGCGGTCACTGCTGTTCGGATACGTCGCACAGTTCCTGTACGAGGGCGACTCCCCGCTCGCCGAGCGACGCGCCGCAGCCCTCTCGCTGGACTCCCGGCTCCTCGCCGAACTTCTCGGCCAGGCCGAGCTGCGCGAGCTGCTGGACGCCGACGTCCTGAGCGAGTTGGAGCGCGAACTCCAGTGGCTCACCGAGGACCGCCGTGCCAAGGACGTCGAGAGCGTCGCGGACCTGCTGCGCTTGCTCGGCCCCCTCACGGACGCGGAACTGACCGAGCGCGGCGCCGAACCGGAGTGGGCCCCGGAGCTGGCGGCGTCCCGGCGCGCCATCCGGGTCCGGGTCGCCGGGGCCGACCACTGGGCGGCGATCGAGGACGCGGGCCGACTGCGTGACGCGCTCGGCACGGCACTGCCTGTCGGCGTCCCCGAAGCCTTCACCGAGCCGGTCAAGGACCCGCTCGGCGACCTCCTCGCGCGGTACGCACGCACCCACGGCCCGTTCACCTCGACCGCGGCGGCGGCGCGCTTCGGCCTCGGCACGGCGGTCACCGAGGGCGCCCTGCAGCGGCTCGCCGCGAGCGGCCGTGTCGTACAAGGAGAGTTCCACCCCGCTGGCATCGGCCAGGAATGGTGCGACGCGACGGTGCTGCGGCGGCTGCGGCGCCGTTCGCTCGCGGCGCTGCGACAGGAGCTGGAGCCGGTGCCGCCCGCCGCGCTCGCCCAGTTCCTGCCGCAGTGGCAGCACCTGGGCAGCGGACACGGACTGCGCGGCATCGACGGTCTCGTCCGCGCCATCGAGCAGCTGCAGGGTGCCTCGGTGCCCGCCTCCGCCCTCGAGAAACTCGTCCTGCCGTCCCGGGTCGCGAACTACGCACCGGCGATGCTCGACGAGCTGACCGCCGCCGGCGAGGTGGTATGGGCCGGAGCCGGCGCGCTGCCCGGCAAGGACGGCTGGGTGTCCCTGTATCTGGCGGACGCCGCTCCCCTGCTGCTGCCAGCCCCGCATCCTCTGGAGCTGACCGCGCTCCACCAGTCGGTCCTCGACACCCTCTCGGGGGGCTACGGACTCTTCTTCCGACAGATCGCCGACCAGATCCGCGCCACCACGCACCCCGACGCCACCGACCCCCAACTCGCCGACGTCCTCTGGGACCTGGCCTGGTCGGGCCGGCTGACGAACGACACCCTCGGCCCAATGCGCTCGCTCCTGGGATCGGGCCGCACCGCGGGTTCCACCGCCCATCGCGCGAAGCGCACGGTCCCGCGCGGGCGGTACGGCAGCCTGACGGCCGCGGCGCGCCCCGCCTCCCGTAGCGGCCCTCCCACCGTCGCGGGCCGTTGGTCATTGCTCCCTGACCGCGAGGCCGATCCCACCGTGCGCGCCCACGCCCTGGCCCGCACCCTGCTCGACCGGCACGGCGTGGTCACCCGGGGCGCGGTCACGGCGGAAGGAGTCGAGGGCGGCTTCTCGGCGACGTACCGCATCTTGTCCGCCTTCGAAGACAGCGGACAGGCACGCCGTGGCTATGTGGTGGAGGGGCTCGGTGCCGCGCAGTTCGCGATGGACGGCGCGGTGGACCGGCTGCGCGCGGCGGCGAACGCACGCGAGCGAGGCGAAACCCTGCCAGAGCCGGGGTTCCCGAGCGCGCCCGAGTTCTTGGGCGACACCAACGGCTTCCCAGACCCCTACGCCGACGCCCACTCCGGCACCGGCTTCCCCGGCGGCCCCGCCTCCCGTCCCCGTCCGAGCAACGCCACCCGTGCCGTCGTCCTGGCCACCGCCGACCCGGCGAACGCCTATGGGGCGGCCCTTCCCTGGCCCGACCCTCCGGACGGGGCGGGTCACAAGCCCGGCCGCAAGGCGGGTTCCCTGGTCGTGCTGGTCGACGGCGAGCTGGCCCTCTACATGGAGCGCGGCGGCAAGACCCTCCTGGCCTGGCCCTCCACCTCGGATGACATACCGCTGAACGACCCGCGTCTGCGCATAGCCGCCGAGGCCCTCTCCGCGGCCGCCCGCGCGGGCTCCCTCGGCACGGTCACGGTGGAGCGTGTGAACGGCGCCTCGGCCCTGACGTCGCCCTTCGGCACGCTCCTGGAAGGAGCCGGTTTCCACGCGACACCGCGGGGCCTACGCCTCCGGGCATAG
- the pgsA gene encoding CDP-diacylglycerol--glycerol-3-phosphate 3-phosphatidyltransferase, with the protein MTGVPASAAGGPGAPGTRGAAASASGTGASGAQGSKSSRGGKLGAVAVNQASVWNVANLLTMLRLLLVPGFVALMLAEGGYDPVWRAWAWAAFAVAMITDIFDGHLARTYNLVTDFGKIADPIADKAIMGAALICLSSLGDLPWWVTGVILGRELGITLLRFLVIRYGVIPASRGGKMKTLAQGTAVGMYVLALTGPLATLRFWVMAVAVALTVVTGLDYVRQAIVLRRQGLAERKAAAKEAE; encoded by the coding sequence ATGACGGGAGTCCCGGCATCCGCGGCGGGCGGCCCCGGCGCGCCGGGCACGCGTGGTGCTGCCGCAAGCGCCTCCGGTACGGGCGCTTCCGGTGCTCAGGGCTCGAAGTCGTCCCGCGGCGGGAAGCTGGGCGCCGTGGCCGTCAATCAGGCCAGCGTCTGGAATGTCGCGAACCTCCTGACCATGCTCCGCCTCCTGCTGGTGCCGGGCTTCGTCGCGCTCATGCTCGCCGAGGGCGGCTACGACCCCGTCTGGCGGGCCTGGGCCTGGGCTGCCTTCGCGGTTGCCATGATCACCGACATCTTCGACGGCCACCTTGCGCGGACGTACAACCTCGTCACCGACTTCGGGAAGATCGCCGACCCGATCGCCGACAAAGCGATCATGGGGGCAGCGCTCATCTGTCTGTCCTCGCTCGGCGATCTGCCGTGGTGGGTGACGGGTGTCATCCTCGGCCGGGAACTTGGAATTACGCTGCTGCGTTTCCTGGTTATCCGCTACGGCGTCATTCCCGCGAGCCGCGGCGGCAAGATGAAGACGCTCGCCCAGGGCACGGCGGTCGGGATGTACGTCCTGGCGCTGACGGGGCCATTGGCGACCCTGAGGTTCTGGGTGATGGCTGTGGCGGTCGCCCTGACCGTGGTGACCGGGCTCGACTATGTGAGACAAGCCATTGTGCTGCGACGCCAGGGTCTCGCCGAGCGGAAAGCAGCGGCGAAGGAGGCGGAATGA
- a CDS encoding helix-turn-helix domain-containing protein — MILLRRLLGDVLRRQRQRQGRTLREVSSSARVSLGYLSEVERGQKEASSELLSAICDALDVRMSELMREVSDELALAELAQSAAVTEPVPTPVRPMLNSVSVTGVPPERVTIKAPTEAVDVVAA, encoded by the coding sequence ATGATTCTGCTCCGTCGCCTGCTTGGTGACGTGCTGCGTCGGCAGCGCCAGCGCCAGGGCCGTACTCTGCGCGAAGTCTCCTCGTCCGCCCGAGTCTCACTCGGCTATCTCTCCGAGGTGGAGCGGGGGCAGAAGGAGGCTTCCTCCGAACTGCTCTCCGCGATCTGCGACGCGCTGGACGTACGGATGTCCGAGCTCATGCGAGAAGTGAGCGACGAACTCGCGCTCGCCGAGCTGGCCCAGTCGGCAGCGGTCACCGAGCCTGTGCCCACGCCAGTACGCCCGATGCTCAATTCCGTGTCAGTGACCGGTGTTCCACCGGAACGAGTGACGATCAAGGCGCCGACCGAGGCGGTCGACGTAGTCGCTGCCTGA
- the rimO gene encoding 30S ribosomal protein S12 methylthiotransferase RimO: MPERRTVALVTLGCARNEVDSEELAGRLEADGWHLVKDAEEADVAVVNTCGFVEAAKKDSVDALLEANDLKGHGRTQAVVAVGCMAERYGKELAEALPEADGVLGFDDYADISDRLQTILNGGIHAAHTPRDRRKLLPISPAERQESATEVALPGHGPVDLPEGLAPSSGPRAPLRRRLDGSPVASVKLASGCDRRCSFCAIPSFRGSFISRRPSDVLGETRWLAEQGVKEIMLVSENNTSYGKDLGDIRLLETLLPELAEVDGIERVRVSYLQPAEMRPGLIDVLTSTPKIAPYFDLSFQHSAPGVLRAMRRFGDTDRFLELLDTIRTRAPQAGVRSNFIVGFPGESADDLAELERFLNGARLDAIGVFGYSDEEGTEAATYENKLDEDVVAERLARVARLAEELVSQRAEERVGETVEVLVESLDAAEGAFGRAAHQAPETDGQVLFTSGEGLTVGRMVEAKVVGTEGVDLVAEPLPGSLAGPEEAAR; encoded by the coding sequence ATGCCTGAACGCCGTACCGTCGCACTCGTCACTCTTGGCTGCGCTCGTAACGAGGTGGACTCGGAGGAGCTCGCAGGCCGCTTGGAGGCGGACGGCTGGCATCTCGTGAAGGACGCCGAGGAAGCCGACGTCGCCGTCGTGAACACGTGCGGCTTCGTCGAAGCCGCCAAGAAGGACTCCGTCGACGCCCTCCTTGAGGCCAACGACCTCAAGGGACACGGCAGAACCCAGGCCGTCGTCGCCGTCGGCTGCATGGCCGAGCGGTACGGCAAGGAGCTCGCCGAGGCCCTTCCCGAGGCCGACGGCGTGCTGGGCTTCGACGACTACGCGGACATCTCCGACCGGCTCCAGACCATCCTGAACGGCGGGATACACGCCGCGCACACCCCGCGGGACCGCCGCAAGCTGTTGCCGATCAGCCCTGCCGAACGGCAGGAGTCCGCCACCGAGGTCGCGCTCCCCGGGCACGGCCCCGTGGACCTCCCGGAGGGGCTCGCTCCCTCTTCAGGCCCCCGTGCACCCCTGCGGCGCCGCCTCGACGGCTCTCCGGTCGCCTCGGTGAAGCTGGCCTCGGGCTGCGACCGGCGCTGCTCCTTCTGCGCCATCCCGTCCTTCCGGGGCTCGTTCATCTCGCGGCGGCCGTCCGACGTCCTGGGCGAGACGCGCTGGCTGGCCGAGCAGGGCGTCAAGGAGATCATGCTGGTCTCCGAGAACAACACCTCGTACGGCAAGGACCTGGGCGACATCCGGCTCCTGGAGACGCTGCTGCCCGAACTCGCCGAGGTCGACGGGATCGAGCGCGTGCGGGTCAGCTATCTACAGCCCGCCGAGATGCGGCCCGGGCTCATCGACGTACTGACCTCGACGCCGAAGATCGCGCCCTACTTCGACCTTTCCTTCCAGCACTCCGCTCCCGGCGTGCTGCGCGCGATGCGGCGCTTCGGGGACACCGACAGGTTCCTGGAACTGCTCGACACGATCCGCACCAGGGCCCCGCAGGCGGGCGTGCGGTCCAACTTCATCGTGGGCTTCCCCGGCGAGAGCGCGGACGATCTGGCCGAGTTGGAGCGGTTCCTGAACGGCGCGCGGCTGGACGCGATCGGCGTCTTCGGGTACTCCGACGAGGAGGGCACGGAAGCGGCGACGTACGAGAACAAGCTGGACGAGGACGTCGTTGCCGAGCGGCTGGCCCGGGTCGCGCGGCTCGCGGAGGAGCTGGTCTCGCAGCGGGCCGAGGAGCGTGTCGGCGAGACCGTGGAGGTGCTGGTCGAGTCGCTCGACGCCGCCGAGGGCGCGTTCGGCCGTGCGGCGCACCAGGCGCCGGAGACCGACGGCCAGGTGCTGTTCACGAGCGGCGAAGGCCTGACGGTCGGCCGTATGGTCGAGGCGAAGGTGGTCGGTACGGAAGGTGTCGACCTGGTGGCCGAGCCCCTCCCGGGCTCGCTCGCAGGTCCTGAGGAGGCTGCCAGATGA
- a CDS encoding SDR family NAD(P)-dependent oxidoreductase produces the protein MPVTAYDLTGRTAFVTGAASGIGRACAVLLAEAGAVVHCADRDDQGLDETATLIKDKGGVAHTYALDVTDRARLGQAVAACERLDVMAAVAGIMHNSPVLETRDEDLDRVLGVNFKGVLYACQEAARAMIASGTRGSIVTMASGAVDTGGPGLLCYGAAKAAVVQLTKTLATEMGPHGIRVNAVAPGWIRTPMTDRHDDEAQARTEAVMARMSPLGRVGEPEDIAHAVLHLACDASAFTTGQILRPNGGVAMPW, from the coding sequence ATGCCTGTCACGGCGTACGACCTCACCGGACGCACCGCCTTCGTCACCGGCGCCGCAAGCGGCATCGGCCGCGCCTGTGCAGTGCTGCTCGCCGAGGCGGGAGCCGTCGTCCACTGCGCGGACCGCGACGACCAGGGCCTCGACGAGACAGCGACCCTGATCAAGGACAAGGGCGGCGTGGCCCACACATACGCCCTCGACGTCACCGACCGCGCCCGGCTCGGCCAGGCGGTCGCGGCCTGCGAGCGCCTCGATGTGATGGCCGCCGTCGCCGGGATCATGCACAACAGCCCGGTCCTGGAGACCCGCGACGAGGACCTCGACCGAGTACTCGGCGTCAACTTCAAGGGCGTGCTCTACGCGTGCCAGGAGGCAGCCCGCGCCATGATCGCGTCCGGGACGCGCGGCAGCATCGTCACCATGGCCTCGGGCGCCGTCGACACCGGAGGGCCCGGGCTGCTCTGCTACGGGGCGGCGAAGGCGGCAGTCGTCCAGTTGACGAAGACCCTGGCGACCGAGATGGGGCCGCACGGCATCCGCGTCAACGCGGTCGCACCGGGCTGGATCCGTACGCCCATGACGGACCGCCACGACGACGAGGCCCAAGCGCGGACCGAAGCGGTCATGGCACGGATGTCACCACTGGGCCGGGTCGGCGAACCGGAGGACATCGCGCACGCCGTCCTGCATCTCGCCTGCGACGCCTCAGCCTTCACAACCGGCCAGATCCTCCGCCCGAACGGCGGCGTAGCCATGCCCTGGTAG
- a CDS encoding CinA family protein, whose product MIAAQAAEVLRLLTVRGETLAVAESLTGGLVAAEITAAPGASKAFRGSVTSYATDVKRDVLGVDATLLEQRGAVDPQVAAQMAVGVRKALGADWGLATTGVAGPETQDGQPVGTVFIAVDGPSVEVGGRFGGGKVASLRLNGGRTEIRMESVRSVLGLLLAELEQEQLGNERAQDTEQNGGN is encoded by the coding sequence ATGATTGCTGCCCAGGCCGCTGAAGTGCTGAGACTACTGACAGTGAGAGGCGAGACGCTGGCCGTCGCCGAGTCGCTGACGGGTGGTTTGGTGGCAGCGGAGATCACCGCGGCCCCGGGGGCGTCCAAGGCCTTCCGCGGCTCCGTGACCTCGTACGCCACCGATGTGAAGCGGGATGTACTCGGCGTCGACGCCACCCTGCTGGAACAGCGCGGGGCGGTGGATCCGCAGGTCGCGGCCCAGATGGCGGTCGGCGTTCGTAAGGCGCTCGGCGCGGATTGGGGCCTTGCGACGACCGGTGTCGCGGGGCCCGAAACCCAGGACGGGCAGCCGGTCGGCACGGTTTTCATTGCCGTCGACGGGCCTTCCGTGGAGGTCGGCGGCCGTTTTGGTGGCGGGAAAGTGGCGTCGCTGCGGTTGAACGGCGGCCGGACGGAAATCCGTATGGAGAGTGTACGGAGCGTGCTCGGGCTTCTCCTGGCGGAGCTCGAGCAGGAACAGTTGGGAAATGAGCGGGCACAGGATACGGAACAGAACGGGGGGAATTGA